The proteins below come from a single Peromyscus maniculatus bairdii isolate BWxNUB_F1_BW_parent chromosome 13, HU_Pman_BW_mat_3.1, whole genome shotgun sequence genomic window:
- the Inpp1 gene encoding inositol polyphosphate 1-phosphatase produces MSDILRELLRVSEKAANIARACRQQEALFQLLIQEKKDSEKNKKFAADFKTLADVLVQEVIKQNMENKFPGLGKKIFGEESNEFTNDLGEKITVELRTTEAETAELLSRVLDGNMPASEALAKVVHQDVDLTDPTLESLEIQVPQDILGIWVDPIDSTYQYIKGSADVKSNQGVFPSGLQCVTILIGVYDIQTGMPLMGVINQPFASQNLTTLRWKGQYYWGLSYMGTNIHSLQLATSKGNDGETQTEHADVELARPCSAVISTSENQTIKAALSRVCGGGVFPAAGAGYKSLCVVQGLVDIYIFSEDTTYKWDSCAAHAILRAMGGGIADMKECLARSPQTGLDWPQLLYHMENRGASGVDLWANKGGLIAYRSRHRLDSFLSCLIQNLGPLKTQT; encoded by the exons ATGTCAGACATCCTGCGGGAGCTGCTCCGCGTCTCTGAGAAGGCTGCTAACATCGCCCGGGCCTGCCGGCAGCAGGAGGCCCTCTTCCAGCTGCTCATCCAGGAGAAGAAAGACTCAGAGAAGAACAAGAAGTTCGCTGCAGATTTCAAGACCCTGGCGGATGTGCTGGTGCAGGAAGTTATAAAACAGAACATGGAGAACAAG TTTCCAGGTTTGGGAAAGAAAATTTTTGGAGAAGAATCCAATGAGTTCACAAATGATTTGG GGGAAAAGATCACTGTGGAACTACGGACCACGGAGGCGGAGACAGCAGAGCTTCTCAGCCGAGTCCTTGATGGCAACATGCCGGCGTCTGAAGCGTTGGCTAAGGTGGTGCATCAGGATGTGGACTTAACTGACCCCACTCTGGAGTCCCTGGAGATCCAGGTCCCGCAGGACATTCTGGGAATTTGGGTGGATCCCATCG ATTCAACCTATCAGTACATTAAAGGTTCTGCCGACGTGAAGTCCAACCAAGGAGTTTTCCCCAGTGGACTTCAGTGTGTGACCATTTTAATTGGCGTCTATGACATCCAGACAGGCATGCCCCTGATGGGAGTCATCAACCAACCTTTCGCGTCTCAAAACCTGACGACACTAAG GTGGAAAGGACAGTACTACTGGGGCCTTTCTTACATGGGGACCAACATCCATTCCCTGCAGCTCGCCACCTCGAAAGGGAACGACGGTGAAACCCAGACTGAACACGCAGACGTGGAGCTCGCCCGCCCCTGTTCTGCGGTCATCAGCACCAGCGAAAACCAGACCATCAAAGCCGCGCTGTCGCGCGTGTGCGGGGGCGGCGTCTTCCCCGCGGCTGGGGCGGGCTACAAGAGCCTCTGTGTAGTCCAAGGCCTGGTGGACATTTACATCTTCTCAGAGGACACCACGTACAAGTGGGACTCCTGCGCAGCTCACGCCATTCTGCGGGCCATGGGTGGGGGCATTGCAGACATGAAGGAGTGCTTGGCGAGAAGCCCCCAAACGGGGCTGGACTGGCCACAGCTGCTGTATCACATGGAAAACAGAGGCGCTTCCGGGGTGGACCTCTGGGCCAACAAGGGAGGACTGATAGCGTACAGGTCCAGGCATCGGCTGGACTCCTTCCTGAGCTGCCTCATCCAAAACCTCGGGCCTTTGAAGACACAGACGTAG